The following are from one region of the Staphylococcus schleiferi genome:
- the pstB gene encoding phosphate ABC transporter ATP-binding protein PstB, translating into MTELNTLESETNKVNSNRKVNNENKRFIATTQQQEDNVLTDADRQIVYSTQNLDLWYGEQHSLKNINLDILEKNVTAIIGPSGSGKSTYVKALNRMVELVPSVKTSGKVFYRNQNIFDKRYPVEKLRTNVGMVFQQPNPFPKSIYDNITYGPRIHGIKDKKILDEIVEKSLRGAAIWDELKDRLNQNAYGLSGGQQQRVCIARCLAIEPDVILMDEPTSALDPISTLRVEELVQDLKKDYSIIIVTHNMQQAARVSDKTAFFLNGHVNEYDDTDKIFSNPSDKQTEDYISGRFG; encoded by the coding sequence ATGACTGAACTTAATACACTAGAGTCAGAAACAAACAAAGTTAACAGTAATCGCAAAGTTAACAATGAAAATAAAAGATTTATTGCCACTACACAACAACAAGAGGACAATGTACTGACAGACGCAGATCGTCAAATTGTTTATTCTACACAAAATTTAGATTTATGGTACGGTGAGCAACATTCTTTAAAAAACATCAACTTAGATATTTTAGAGAAAAATGTTACTGCTATTATTGGGCCTTCTGGATCAGGAAAATCAACTTATGTGAAAGCATTAAATAGAATGGTTGAGTTGGTGCCTTCTGTTAAAACATCAGGTAAAGTATTTTATCGAAATCAAAACATTTTTGACAAACGTTATCCTGTTGAAAAATTGCGTACAAATGTAGGTATGGTATTTCAACAGCCAAATCCATTTCCGAAATCAATTTATGATAATATCACTTATGGACCAAGAATTCATGGCATAAAAGATAAAAAAATACTAGATGAAATTGTTGAAAAATCGTTACGTGGCGCAGCAATTTGGGATGAATTAAAAGACCGCCTTAACCAAAATGCATACGGTCTTTCTGGTGGTCAACAGCAGCGTGTTTGTATTGCCAGATGCCTTGCTATCGAACCGGATGTTATTTTAATGGATGAGCCAACTTCTGCACTTGATCCGATTTCTACTTTAAGAGTAGAAGAACTCGTACAAGATTTGAAAAAAGATTATTCAATTATTATTGTTACACATAATATGCAACAAGCAGCGCGTGTTTCTGATAAAACGGCATTTTTCTTAAATGGTCATGTGAATGAATACGACGATACAGATAAAATCTTCTCAAATCCTTCTGATAAACAAACAGAAGACTACATTTCTGGACGTTTTGGATAA
- the phoU gene encoding phosphate signaling complex protein PhoU gives MTVIRKRYEDQLSDLFKDVRRLGLNVYDMIQQSIKVLSDKDVTHARQVIRRDEDINKLESDINEKVVMLITRQQPIAKDLRFMISTLKIASEFERMGDNAANIAKIRTRAQFTDHYIMMRLEAMGHLSMLMLKDLKDATRHNDLELVKEIIDRDIDIDDLYKQIINTTYLIDNDPFVAGQAHLVARYLERIGDHVVKIAEHIYYFITGNRYETYEK, from the coding sequence ATGACTGTCATTAGGAAAAGATATGAAGACCAGTTAAGTGACCTATTTAAAGATGTTCGTCGATTAGGTTTAAACGTTTATGATATGATACAACAATCGATAAAAGTTTTATCAGATAAAGACGTTACCCATGCAAGACAGGTCATTAGAAGAGATGAAGACATTAATAAATTGGAGTCTGATATTAATGAGAAAGTTGTCATGCTGATTACACGGCAACAGCCTATTGCTAAAGATTTACGATTTATGATTTCAACACTTAAAATCGCTTCTGAATTTGAAAGAATGGGCGATAATGCCGCAAATATAGCTAAAATACGGACACGGGCGCAATTTACAGATCATTATATTATGATGCGGCTCGAAGCTATGGGACATCTTTCTATGTTGATGCTCAAAGACTTGAAAGATGCTACGCGTCATAATGACTTAGAATTAGTTAAAGAAATCATCGATCGTGATATTGATATTGATGATTTATATAAGCAAATTATTAATACAACATATTTGATTGATAACGATCCTTTCGTTGCTGGACAAGCACATTTAGTCGCAAGATATTTAGAAAGAATCGGTGATCATGTCGTCAAAATTGCTGAACATATTTATTATTTTATTACAGGAAATCGGTATGAGACTTATGAGAAATAA
- the rpmG gene encoding 50S ribosomal protein L33 produces MRVNVTLACTECGDRNYISTKNKRNNPERIEMNKFCARDNKKTLHRETK; encoded by the coding sequence ATGCGCGTTAATGTGACATTAGCTTGTACAGAATGTGGAGATCGTAATTACATCTCTACTAAAAACAAAAGAAATAATCCTGAACGAATTGAAATGAATAAGTTCTGTGCACGAGATAATAAAAAAACTTTACATCGTGAAACAAAGTAA
- a CDS encoding 5-formyltetrahydrofolate cyclo-ligase, translating to MNKKSLRLETLNKMKSLSPQQKCVADEWLFQQLIAHPKYQHANRIGIVMSMPHEINTDPIILHALQNDKLVFVPSTEYQQKKMVFQQLFDLNQVDMDERGIRYVKHQTPINHSLDLVIVPGVVFNQNGYRIGYGGGYFDRFLSKYQPVNLSLVYDIQMTDLMTVEPHDYPVSELIIAET from the coding sequence TTGAACAAAAAATCATTGAGGTTAGAAACTTTAAATAAGATGAAATCACTCTCGCCCCAGCAAAAATGTGTAGCTGACGAATGGCTATTTCAACAATTAATTGCACATCCAAAGTACCAACATGCCAATCGTATCGGTATTGTAATGTCCATGCCTCACGAAATCAATACAGACCCGATTATTTTACATGCATTACAAAACGATAAATTAGTTTTTGTACCTTCTACTGAATATCAACAAAAAAAGATGGTATTTCAACAGCTGTTTGACTTAAATCAAGTTGATATGGATGAGAGAGGGATCCGATATGTTAAACATCAAACACCTATCAATCATTCATTAGATTTGGTAATTGTACCAGGAGTTGTTTTTAATCAAAATGGTTATCGTATTGGCTATGGCGGGGGTTATTTTGATCGATTTTTGTCAAAATATCAGCCAGTGAATCTAAGTCTCGTTTATGATATACAAATGACAGACTTGATGACCGTTGAGCCTCATGATTACCCGGTATCTGAATTAATCATCGCAGAAACATAA
- a CDS encoding rhomboid family protein, with protein MFEEKHLWKASFLWIKYLNYECIHFDQDKGEIWLGNKKQNHIIIFKQGHFTTQELEFDKERLISHHDDITNFIGYNANRYDVYVLTEKSFNPTQFNVHQPVRVRFHCIDSIKSFDQMSDHFLIKRNLRHKDNKTEKEYKKRVLNPNIIERAMYRFTPVTYALILINVLIWLIVTFFTPHHTDYEIINLGALSHFNVVHGEWYRLLSSIFLHIDFQHLLFNMLSLYIFGKLVESFVGSLKMLGIYFFSGIFGNLLSLSFITKGFSLGASGAIFGLIGALLALMIISKRFERKMMLQMILAVLIMTGITLLIQNVNVVAHLGGLIGGGLITYLGYLFVAMRKYFYILVAITMMITIGMLVKIYTTPDINIYNQIIQDEMYSNHFSEAKDMVKQTYHNGYADDMTYYLSGLIIATQDSKAEAMAEWEHGVKLFPNSTQLNYELAIANRSLGDNKKAKKYLSQVLKNDPKN; from the coding sequence ATGTTTGAAGAAAAGCACTTATGGAAAGCAAGCTTTTTATGGATAAAATACTTAAACTACGAATGTATACACTTTGATCAAGATAAAGGCGAGATTTGGCTTGGCAATAAAAAACAAAATCATATTATTATATTTAAACAAGGTCATTTTACAACCCAAGAATTAGAATTTGATAAAGAGCGCCTCATTTCACATCATGACGATATCACAAATTTCATAGGTTATAATGCCAATCGATATGATGTATATGTATTGACGGAGAAATCGTTTAACCCCACTCAATTCAATGTACATCAACCTGTTCGTGTTCGCTTTCATTGTATTGATTCAATCAAATCATTTGATCAAATGAGTGACCATTTTCTTATCAAAAGAAATTTGAGACATAAAGATAATAAAACAGAAAAAGAGTACAAAAAACGTGTATTGAATCCAAATATTATCGAACGTGCAATGTATCGTTTTACACCGGTAACTTACGCTTTGATTTTAATTAATGTGCTTATTTGGCTTATCGTAACTTTTTTTACGCCTCATCATACGGATTATGAAATTATTAATTTAGGTGCATTAAGCCATTTTAATGTTGTTCATGGAGAATGGTATCGACTGTTGTCTTCGATATTTTTACATATTGATTTTCAACATTTACTCTTTAATATGTTGTCGCTCTATATATTTGGGAAATTAGTAGAATCCTTTGTCGGATCACTTAAAATGCTTGGCATCTACTTTTTCTCAGGAATTTTTGGCAACTTATTATCGTTATCGTTTATTACAAAAGGATTTTCATTAGGAGCAAGTGGGGCTATTTTTGGATTGATTGGCGCATTGCTTGCATTAATGATTATCAGTAAACGTTTTGAACGTAAAATGATGTTACAAATGATCCTTGCTGTACTCATTATGACGGGAATCACATTACTCATTCAAAATGTTAACGTGGTCGCTCATTTAGGCGGATTAATAGGTGGGGGACTTATTACTTATTTAGGTTATTTATTTGTAGCAATGCGAAAATACTTCTATATTTTAGTCGCAATCACAATGATGATTACCATTGGTATGCTCGTTAAAATATATACAACACCGGATATCAATATTTATAATCAAATCATTCAAGATGAAATGTATAGCAATCATTTTAGTGAAGCTAAAGATATGGTTAAGCAGACCTACCATAATGGCTATGCAGACGACATGACATATTATTTATCCGGACTAATTATCGCAACACAAGATTCAAAAGCCGAGGCTATGGCTGAATGGGAACATGGAGTCAAGCTCTTTCCAAATTCAACGCAACTCAATTATGAATTAGCCATAGCAAACCGGTCATTAGGCGATAATAAAAAGGCGAAAAAATATTTATCACAAGTACTAAAAAACGATCCTAAAAATTAG
- a CDS encoding YqgQ family protein, producing MQTQLNTFYDVLQLLKKYGFIIYFDNKDDMLEMIEQEIQTLYRHELITREEFLQSKLLINQRRMNRDE from the coding sequence ATGCAGACACAACTTAATACATTTTATGATGTACTTCAATTACTTAAAAAATATGGTTTTATCATTTATTTTGATAATAAAGATGATATGCTTGAAATGATTGAACAAGAAATTCAGACGTTATATCGACACGAATTAATAACTAGAGAAGAATTTCTCCAATCTAAATTATTAATTAACCAAAGAAGGATGAACAGAGATGAGTAA
- a CDS encoding ROK family glucokinase — MSKHLILAADIGGTTCKLGIFNDNLEQLSKWSIETDTSDPTGRVLLRQIYDAFVNQMVKHNFDMNDVLGLGIGVPGPVMFKSGIVNGAVNLNWPGRVNVSEIMQEWVSFPVYVDNDANVAALGEKHSGAGKDADDVVAITLGTGLGGGIISNGEIVHGHNGSGAELGHIRVDHDQRFQCNCGKSGCIETVASATGVVNLVNFYYPKLTFKSSILQLIKDNKVTAKAVFDAAKAGDQFCIFITERVAQYIAYLASIISVTTNPKYIILGGGMSDAGDILIENIKTEYHHLAFTPSQEGTEIVRAELGNDAGIVGAAGLIKTYIIEKERV, encoded by the coding sequence ATGAGTAAACATTTGATTTTAGCAGCAGATATTGGTGGTACGACTTGTAAACTTGGGATTTTTAATGATAATCTAGAACAGCTTTCGAAATGGTCGATTGAAACCGATACGTCTGATCCTACTGGTCGTGTTTTATTACGACAAATATATGATGCTTTTGTAAACCAAATGGTTAAACATAATTTTGACATGAATGACGTTCTTGGATTAGGGATAGGCGTTCCCGGTCCAGTTATGTTTAAATCTGGGATTGTAAATGGTGCTGTCAACCTTAACTGGCCTGGCCGGGTCAATGTTTCAGAAATCATGCAAGAGTGGGTGTCATTCCCAGTCTATGTCGACAATGATGCCAATGTGGCAGCATTAGGAGAAAAACATAGTGGTGCGGGCAAAGATGCTGATGATGTTGTTGCGATAACATTAGGTACAGGACTTGGCGGCGGAATTATCTCAAACGGCGAGATTGTACATGGTCATAATGGTTCAGGTGCCGAACTCGGTCATATCAGAGTGGATCATGACCAACGCTTCCAGTGCAACTGTGGTAAATCGGGTTGTATCGAAACCGTTGCCTCAGCTACAGGTGTCGTTAATTTAGTCAATTTCTACTATCCTAAATTGACATTTAAATCATCAATTTTACAATTGATTAAAGATAATAAAGTCACTGCCAAAGCGGTTTTTGATGCTGCTAAAGCAGGTGATCAATTTTGTATTTTTATTACCGAACGTGTTGCACAATACATTGCTTATTTAGCTAGTATTATCAGCGTTACGACAAATCCGAAATATATTATTCTTGGTGGTGGTATGTCGGATGCAGGAGATATTTTAATTGAAAATATTAAGACAGAATATCATCATCTTGCATTTACACCTTCACAAGAGGGTACAGAAATTGTACGTGCGGAACTCGGCAATGACGCTGGTATTGTCGGTGCAGCGG